The following nucleotide sequence is from Gemmatimonadaceae bacterium.
CGTCACTCGGATACGCTTCCAGTTCACGACGCAGCGCGAGGAGCTCGCGGCGCATCACGGCATGCAAGTGGGCAGCAATGGGAGAAGCGCTCATGAATGACTCCGAAGCGTGAGGGAGACGGGGGACCCGATCAGCGCATGAGCGCCGGAATTTCCCTGGCCAGCGTCTGCACGCTGAGCCACGCCATGGCGAGCGTGACGAGCGTGCCACCGATGGTGAGGGCCTTGGGATGGCGGTAGTCGCCCACCACCGCGCGACGCGAGGCGGCGACGAGCATCGTGCCCAGCGACAGTGGGAGAATCAGTCCGTTGAGCGCGCCGACGAGGATCAGCACCTTCACCGGCCGGCCCACGGTCACGAAGACGGCGGTCGACACGACGATGAACCCGATCACCAGCCGGGACCAGCGCTCGTCGGCGCGCGGCAACAAGCCGCGCAGGAACGACACTGAGGTGTAGGCCGATCCCACCACCGAGGTGATGGCCGCCGACCACATCACCACGCCGAAGACCTTGAACCCCATCTCGCCGGCGGCGTGGTGGAAGACCGACGCGGGCGGGTTCTGCGGATCGAGCTGGAAGCCGTGCGACACCACACCGAGCGCGCCGAGGAAGAGCACGACGCGCATGAGCGAGGCGATGAGGATGGCGCTGGTGGCCGAGTTCGTCACCGCGCGCAACGAGCCCGGTCCCGACAACCCGGCGTCGAGCAGGCGATGCGCGCCGGCGAACGTGATGTACCCTCCCACCGTGCCGCCCACGATGGTGATGATGCTCAGGGGCGCGATCTGTTCCGGAACGACACTGCGCAGCACGGCCTCGCCGAGCGGCGGCGCCGAGGCAATCGCCACATAACAGGCGAGGCCCACCATCACGAAGCCAAGCGCCACCGTGAAGCGATCCATGGCACGCCCGGCTTCCTTCACCAGGAAGATCGCGATGGCAATGGCCGCGCTCAGCACGGCCCCGGCCTTCACGTCGAGTCCGAAGATCACGTTGAGGCCGAGTCCCGCGCCGGCCACGTTGCCCACGTTGAAGGCGAGGCCGCCGAGCACGACGAGCGTAGCGAGCAGGTGCCCGAGTCCCGGCACGACGAGGTTCGCCACGTCCTGCGCGCGGCGTCCGCTCACCACCAGCACGCGCCAGATGTTGAGTTGCGCGCCGAGGTCAAAGAGCACCGACAGCAGGATGGCGAAGCCGAAGCTCGCCCCGAGCTGCGCGGTGAACGCCGCCGTCTGCGTGAGGAAGCCCGGGCCGATGGCCGACGTCGCCATCAGGAAGGCGGCGCCGGCAAGGACGCGCAGCGGGGCGGTGCGAGTGGGCTGAGGTTCGGTCACCGCGACCGCTCGCTGCGATCGAGGTGGAAGTGGTGGAGCAGGCGGTGCAGGACCGGCGTGAAGAGCAGGCCCGCCACGACCAGGAAGACGACGCCCGAATACAGCGCGTAGAACGAGGCGAACAGCTTGCCGGATGTCGCGGCGATGGGATCGACGGGTCCCATCCCGCCGAGGATCATCGAGGCGTTCTCGAACGCATCGATCCACGCGAGCTGGCCCAGTGCGTGATAGCCCACCGTGCCGGCGGCCAGCGAGACGGCGATCGCCGCGAGCGCGACCCCGCCGTGATTCAGCATGCGGCGCCAGAAAAGATGGCGCGGCAACAGCGGGGCGGTGTGGTGCTCGTACATCGGCGGGTTACGGCTGAGCCGGCATGCCCATCGCGGCCCACTCTTCCTTCGAGGGACCCATCACGCCGGGGACCGGCAGTCCTGCCTGCCGCATCAGCACCGTCATCTGGCCGCGATGATGCGTCTCGTGGGCGATGAGGATGGCGAGGATGAGTCCGCGCGGCCACCGCTCGCCATAGATCGGCACCACCTCGCCGAGCATTGCATCGGTCCACGCGGTCCGCACGGCCGGGACAACCCGCGCCGCCGTTTTCTCGTACTGCGCGGCGATCTCGGCGGCATGGGCTGGCACCGCATCGGGGGTTTGTTCCTTGGGGCCCTCGATGGCCAGCCCGGCGTGTCCTCCCATCTCGGTCAGGGTGCACGTGATGTGCCACGCGAGGAAACCGAGCGTGCGGCCGCCGGGGCTCACGGGCTGAGCCAGCGACGCATCCGTGAGCGTCCGGAGGATCTTGAGCGTGGCCTCCGTCTGCTGCGTCCACGAGTTGGCAAAATCTTCGATCGTGCGGAACATCGTCGGTGTCTCCCGTGCGGAGTGTCTCGGCCGAATCTACCGCCACCCGCTCAGTCGCGCAGCTTGCCGGCGTGCTTGGCGCGCAGCTTGGCGATCTTCGGCGAGATGACCGCGAGGCAGTACGGCTGGAAGGGATGGCGGCGGTAGTAACGGTCGTGGGTGGATTCCGCCGGCCAGAACGTCGCGTCGCGCTCGATGGTGGTGACGATCGGCAGGTCATACACCGCGTCGCGGTCGAGTTCCGCGATGACGGCGAGCGCCTCGGCTTCCTGTTCCGGAGAGTTCGGGAAGATGGCCGACCGGTACTGCGAACCGACGTCCGGTCCCTGGCGGTTGAGCTGCGTGGGGTCGTGGATGGTGAAGAAGACCTCGAGCAGGTCGCGGTACGAGATCTCGCGCGGATCATACGAGACCTGCACCACCTCGGCGTGTCCGGTGACGCCCGTGCAGACCTGCTCGTACGTCGGGTTCGGCCGCTGGCCGCCCGCATAGCCGCTCTTCACCGTGTGGACGCCACGCAGGCGTTCGTAGGCCGCTTCCAGGCACCAGAAGCAACCACCAGCCAGCGTGGCCTGGGCCAATCCATCGGGGGGCATCGTCATGGGAAGGACCGGCAGAGTGTGTTTTCAAATGTGGAGTCTGGCGCGCTCTTTTGGAAGCGACCCCGGGTCAGTGATAGTCGTGCGATCGCGCCTCGATGGTTCCCTCGAGCGGGAAGAACTCGCGCGCCCGGATGTTCACGACACGCTGTTCCACCTGCAGGATGCCGCGCACGAGCAGCAGCGGCGTCCGGGAGATGAGCAGCGCCTGCCGTTCGAACGCCGGCGGTGTCACGACGACGTTGACCATTCCCGTTTCGTCCTCGAGCGTCAGGAAGACGAACCCCTTGGCCGTCCCCGGCCGCTGGCGACAGATGACAAGACCCGCCATGCCCACGGGCTCGCCGTCCCGGCCCTGTTCGAGCAGCGCCTTGGCGGTGGCGAGATCGTTGAGCTTGAGCACGGCGCGCAGGTGGCGCATGGGATGGCCATGCAATGACACGCCGGTGAGCCGGTAGTCGGCCTCGGTCAGTTCCGGGGCGGTGTACGCGGGGAGGGCGATGGGAACGTCCGCTTCGGGGAAGAGCGCCAGCGGCCCGCCGGTGCCGCGCTGCGCCTCGAGCACCTTCCACAGCGCCACGCGCCGCCGCCGCGCCAGCGGCTCGTCGCGCACGAACGCGTCGAGCGCCCCCGACTCGGCGAGCAGGCGCAAGGCCCGCCGGTCGAGCCGCGTGCGCTGCACGAAGTCATCGATGGAGCGGAACGCGCCCCCCGCCCGCGCGCGCCCGATGCGGTCGCGAGCGTCGGGCCCCAAGCCCCGAATGGAGCGCAGGCCAAGGCGCACGATGGGGGCAGACGGGAGACGGGAGACGGGAGACGGGAGATGTGCCGTCTGTTGTCTCTCTGTTGTTTCTCTGTTGTTTCTCTGTTGTTTCTCTGCCGACGTGAAAACCACACCATCTTTGGGCCGCACAATTGTCCCGTTCGCACAGACCATCTGGTGATCCCATCCGCTCTTGGTCACGTCGGCTCCCAGTACACGCACTCCGTGTCTCTTGGCGTCCTCCACCAGCGTCCCCTCGCTGTAGAACCCCATTGGCTGCGCGTTCAGGATCGCGCACAGGTACTCGGCGGGGTAATAGTGCCGCAGGTAGGCGCTGGCGTAGACGATGAGCGCGAAGCTCGCCGCGTGGCTTTCGGGAAAGCCGTAGTCGGCGAAGGCGTTGATCTGCTGGTAGATCCGCTGCGCGATGTCCTCGGGAATGCCGTTGGCCTTCATCCCGGCGATCATCTTCTCGCAGATGGCCGCCATGCGCTCGTGGCTGCGCTTGTGCCCCATCGCCTTGCGCAGCACATCGGCCTCGCCGGGGGTGAAGCCCGCCGCGACGATCGCCACCTGCATCCCCTGCTCCTGAAAGAGCGGCACGCCGAGCGTGCGCTTGAGCACCGGCTCGAGCGATGGATGCGGATAGGTGACCTCCTCGTCGCCGGCGCGACGCCGCAGGTACGGATGCACCATCTCGCCCTGGATCGGTCCCGGACGAATGAGCGCGACCTCGACGACGAGGTCGTAGAAGCAGCGCGGCTTGAGGCGTGGCAGGGTGTTCATCTGCGCGCGGCTCTCCACCTGGAAGACGCCCACCGTGTCGGCGTTGCAGAGGTCGTCGTACACCGCCTGGTCGCGCAGGTCGAGCTGCGAGAGCTCGATGGTGACGCCGCGCGTGGCGCGTACGTACTTGATGCAGTCCTGCAGCAGCGTGAGCATGCCGAGGCCCAGCAGGTCGATCTTCACGAGCCCGACCGGATCGAGGTCGTCCTTCTCCCACTGGATCACCGTGCGCCCCTCCATCGCCGCCGGCTCGATGGGGACGATGGTGCGCAGCGGCTGCTCGGTGAGAACGAAGCCACCCACGTGGATGCCGCGGTGACGGGGGGACTGGTGCAATGACTCGACAATGTCGGCGAGGATGGTGATGGCGGAGGGCGGATGGCAGATGGCAGATGAGGGTGGCGTCTGCTGTTCCGCCATCCGCCGTCCGCCATCTGCCATCACCGTCCGGCTCGCCTCTCTTTCTCGCCGCATTTGCGCGTAGGCTTGCGTCCCCGGCATGAACTGCTGTCCCAGCCGGTCGGCGACATCGCGCGCGTCGAGTTGCTTGGCGTAGTTGGCGGGGCCGGCCACGTCCACGACTTCAGGGGCGAAAGGGTCGGCGGGAGATGGCGGACGGTCGATGGCGGAAGGCTGATCACTGCCGGCACCTGCCATCTGCCGTCCGCCATCCGCCATCTGCCTGAGCGCCTCCGCCGTCCGCTTCGCCGAAAACCGATCCGCCGTGAGCGCCAATTCCTCGGCCTGCTGGGCGGAGTATCCGAGCACGCGCGCCGCGTCGCGCACCGCGCTGCGCCCGCGCCAGGTGATGTGCTCGCACACCATCGCCGCATGCTCGCGTCCGTAGCGGTCGTACACGTACTGCAGCACGCGTTCGCGGTCGCGGTGGGCGAAGTCGATGTCGATGTCGGGCGCCTCGGTGCGTTCCTCGCTCAGGAACCGCTCGAACAGCAACTCGAGCTTGATGGGATCCACCGCCGTGATGCCGAGGCAGTAGCAGACGGCGCTGTTGGCGGCCGAACCGCGCCCCTGGCAGAGGATTCCCTCGCGGCGCGCGAAGCGCACGATGTCCCAGACGATGAGGAAGTAGCCGGCGAGCCCGAGCCTGGCGATGAGCGCGAGTTCGTGCTCGAGCTGCCTGTCGTGGCGCGCCGTGCGCCGCCACCCCCACCGCTCCTCCGCGCCCTGCGTCACCAGCAACTGCAGGTATTCGTCCTCGCTCACGCCGGGCGGCAGCGTGAAGTGCGGCAGCCGCGGCTTGAGGTCCTGCAGGCGGAACGCGCAGCGCTCGGCGATGACGAGCGTCTGCCGGATGCCGGATTCGTCGTCCTGCCAGCGGCGGCGCATCTGCGCATGACCCTTCAGGTACCACTCGCCGTTGGGGCGCAGGCGCGTTCCCATCGACGCGAGCGTTTCGCCGTGGCGCAGGGCGCAGAGCACGTCGTGCGCGATGCGCTGCGTGCGGCGCGCGTAGTGCACGTCATTGGTGACCACCCACGGCACGTCGAGGGCGCGCGCCACGGCGATGAGTTCGCGCGCGAGTTCGCGTTCCGCGGGAACGGCGTGGTCCCACACTTCCACCGCGACGCGTCGGCCGAAGATGTCGAGCAGGGTGGCGAGCGCTTCGCACGCCGCATCGCGTCCGCCGCGCCGCAGCGCCTGCGGCACCGCGCCACGCGCGCAACCGGTGAGGGCGTACAGCCCGTCGGCGTGCTGGGCGAGCGTATCGAACGAGACGCACGGCGAACCCCGCGGGTTGTCCATACGCGCGCGGGTGATGAGTGAGCTGAGGTTGGAGTAGCCGGTGGCGCTCTCTGACAGGAGTACCAAGTGAGAGATGGCGGATGGCTGATGGCTGATGGCGGATGGGGCGGCCGTATCCGCCATCGGCCGTCTGCCATCCGCCATCACTTCGATCGTCAACTCAGCGCCAATTATTCCCGGCAGCCCCGCCGCCTTCGCTGCAGTGGCAAACCGCACCGCACCGCCGAGATCGTCGTGGTCGGTGAGCGCGAGGGCGGGGAGGGCCAGTTCCACCGCGCGCTCCACGAGTCGCTCGGGATCCGAAGCGCCGTCGAGCAGCGAGAACGTGGAATGGCAGTGCAACTCGGCGTACAGCGGTGCGGGCACAGGCACGGGCACGGGTACAGGCGTGGGCACGAAGGCACGGCAGGGTGCGCCGCGACAACCCGCACGCCGGACCGGGCGGGGCGTATCTAATGAAAGAATACCGAATAAACACCGAAGCACAAGGGTGCCGCCCCTGCCGCCATAGGCATTTGCGGCGTGGCGCGCGTATGCTATCCGCATGCTGCGCCTCGCCGTCCTCACCAATCGCGACATCGAGTCCTGTGTCGCGCTCAACCTGCTGCACCGCGCCCTCGGCGCCCGCATCGGCGCCGTCTTCCTCTCCGAGCGCGTCGGCGGCAAGGGGCCAGTGTCGCGCGCGCTCGAGCCGCTGTCGTTTCTCGAGCAGGACTTCTTCACGCGGCACGTCTTTCCCGCCGTGGAGCGGACGCCCACGACCGGGCGCTTCCTGACGTTCGCCGAGTTTGAGCGCGTGCACGGCATTCCGGTGCGCGCGCTGGCGTCGGCCCGCACCACCGATGCGCTCGACGCGCTGCGCACCGCGCGCGCCGACCTCTTTGTCTCCATCCGGTTCGGGCACATCCTCGGCGAGGACGCCATCGCCATCCCGCCGCGCGGCGTGCTCAACCTGCATTCGGGGCTGCTGCCACAGTATCGCGGCGTGATCGCGACCTTCCGCGCCCTCTTGAACGGCGACGACACGATCGGCTGCACCCTGCACTGGATCGACTCGCCGAGCATCGATGCCGGCGCGATTCTCGAGATGCCGCGCGTGACGGTCGACCGGTCGCAGTCGCTGCTCTGGCACATCCTGGCGCTCTATCCACCCGGCATGCACGCCATGGAACGCGCGGTGCTCGCCCTCGAAACCGATCGTGCGCTGCCGACCAAGCCGCAGGATCCCAACGCCGGCGCGTACTACTCGTTCCCCACCGATGCCGACGTTGCGCAGTTCACCGCCGCCGGATGGCGGCTGTTCGGCCGCGATGACGTGGACGCACTGATGGCGCGCTTCGCGCCGGCATCCTGAGGCGAACGCAATCGCGCCGCGGAGCGCACTCTCTACCCGGCCTCTTCATCATCCGGTACTTTCACAACGTGATCATCAACCGTCGTCTTCTTCTGGCAGGACTTGGCGCGCTGGCCGCCGTCGCGGCGCCGCGTGTTGCACGCACCCAGGAAACTGCCGTGCAAGGCGGCGTGAAGCCGGGTGTGTTCATCGCGGCCGAGGCGAGCCTCCAGTCCTTTCAGGGGGACATGGATCCCTGGCGCCTCGGCACGGTTGCGTTCTGGCGCCGCTCCCGGGCGGGCACGTTCATCGCCAAGGTGAACTACGCGAATCGCTACGCGACCGACGGCGTGCAGGCCGAAGTGGAAGCATACCCGCGCGTGAGCGACAAGCTGTACCTGTACCTCGACGCCGGGTATTCGAGCGCATCGGTCTTTCCGGCGTGGCGGTCGGGCGCTGAACTCTTCTCCTCACTCCCGGATGCGTGGGAGGCCTCGATCGGCTACCGGCAGCTGCGCTTCAATGGGATACCGGTGACGATGTTCACCGGGGCGCTGGGCAAGTATGTCGGCAACTACTGGCTCTCCTTGCGTCCCTACATTCGCTCACGGGATGGCACGACGTCCGCCACCACCTCGCTGATGGCGCGCCGCTACTTCGCCGATGGCGACCACTGGGTGGGCGGCACCGCGACCTACGGCAACAGTCCGACGGAACGCGTCACGCCCGACGCCGTGGCGCTGAACAAGACCTTCTCGGTGGCCATCACCGGCTCGACGGGACTCACGTCGAACCTCCTCGCCACGTGGCTGGTCGGTCATGACGCCGAGCAGTTGGGACCCGGCAACACCCGCCGAAGCGTGACGGTGACCGCGGGCCTCCGGCGCAAGTTCTAGGCGAATGCCCACGCCGCCCAACGCCTTGCGCGAACGCTTCCTTGGCTCGGCGCACGCCGCGCTCGAGCGCATGCACCAGTATGCGGCGCTGCTCGAGATCGATCCGCGCGACGGCAACGTGCTCGACACCCTGCGGCGCGAGTTGCATCGCCTGCGCGGCTCATCGGGGTCCTACGGCTATGCCGAGGCCGGGGAGCGCCTGGCCGAGATGGAGCAGCGCGCCCGGACCTGGGCGCTCGATTCGACGCTCGACGCCGCCAACCGCGGCGTGATCCTCCGCCGGGCGGTCGATGCGCTCTACACGGCCTACGGCACCGCCCCCGCGCATCCCATCGACACGGAGGTCCGCGACGTCTGGTGCGTCGAGCCGCCCGCGGGACGGATGGCCGAGTGGAGCAAGCTGACTGCGTCGACCGCGATGCGGCTGACGCCGATGTCCATGGCGGATTTCGCCGAGCGTGTGCAGCGCAAGGAACGACCGTACGCGGCGATCGCGCCGATTGATGTCGGGCGCCGGTTGCACGCGCCGGACGGCATGCCGCTCGTCCTGCTCGCGTCGTCCGCGCAGGCCGTGGCGCCGTCGGGGCGCTCGTTCGGCTCCGTGATGGTGGTGGATCACGACATCTCGACCGATGACCTGGCGGTCATCATCGAGAAGGTGGCCCAGCGCACGGCCGTCACCGGCGGCTCCGTGGTCATCCTCGATGACGATCCGATGATCCTCGTTCTGGTGCGCGCCATCTGCGAAAGCGCCGGCCTGCGCGCGCTCACCATCGCGGAACCGGGGCTGCTCTTCATGACGCTCGAGGACGAACGTCCCAGCGTGCTGCTGATGGACGTGCAGCTGCCCGGCACGACGGGCTTCGAACTGACGCGCCGCATCCGCGCGAGCGCCGACTGGAGCGACCTGCCGGTCGTGCTCTTCTCGGCCGACACCAGCCAGCAGGCGCGCGAGAGCGCCATCGTGGCCGGCGCCGACGGCTTTCTGCCGAAGCCGGTGGCGCCGGCGGAGCTGCGGACGCAGCTGCTGGCCCGCATCGAGCAGGTGCGGCAGACGCGGCTGGCGGCGGGCCTGAATCCGGCCACGGCGCTCCCCGAACACGAAGTGGGCCTGCGTGAGGCCGAGCAGCAGTTCGGCGCGCTGCGCCGCGAGGGCGGGGCGCTGAGCGCCGCGATCATTCGTTTGCGGGACGCCAGCGACGAGGTGCGCTGGCCGCGCCTGTGCGCCACGGTGTCGCGCGCGCTGCGCGACACGGGCGCGGCCCTCGCGCACTACGACAACGTCTCGCTCGTGGCCACCGTGCGTGATGGGTACTATCCGATGCTGCGCGCGTTGAACGTGCTGCGCGCCTCCGATCTCGAGGGCGTGGAGCCGAGCTGGGTGCTCGGCCTGGCGGAAGTCTCCGCGGTGCAGGCCACGAATGCCGAAGACCTCTGGCACGCCGCCGCCGATGCGGCGGCCGCCGCCATCGCCTTGCGGCAGGACAACCACGTCTGGACCCCGGAGGACTCGACGCGCGCGCCGGATGTGGTGATCGTCGAGGACGATCCGGCGTTCTCCGACCTGCTGGAGTATGCGCTCCGGCAGGAAGGGTACACGTACCGCGTGCTGCGCACGGGGCCGGCCGCACTCGACGCGCTGCGGGCAATGCCGGTGACGTCGCAGCGGCCGGTGATCCTGCTCGATCTCGACCTGCCGGGGCTCGACGGGCACGCCGTCCACGAACAGTTGCAGATTGAGCGGCCGCGCGACTTCGTCACCGTTTTTCTCAGCGCGCACGCGGGCGATGCCGACCAGATACGCGCGCTGCGCGCCGGGGCGGCCGACTACCTGGTGAAGCCCGTTAGCCTGCGCGTGCTGCTGTCGAAGCTTCCCCGCTGGGTCCGCAGGTCGCGGAGCGAACGGTGAGCCTGCTGCTCGTACTCGGCGTCATTGCCGTGGCGCAGGTCATCTTCGTGGTCATGCTCGGCGTGTTTGTCGTCGTGCGTCGCGAACGGCTGCTGGAGCGGAAGCGCCGCGTCGCGCGCGGCCGGGCGCGCCTGAGCCACCCGCTGGCCCATTGGCTCGTCGGTGCGGGCTCCGTGCAGGACCTGGTGCAGGGAATGCGCGCCCTGCCGCCGGACGCGGCGCTGGCCTTTGCCTCCGAACTGCACGATGTGCGCGTTCCCGTCGCGCAGCGGGCGTCGCTTGGCCAGGCGATGCGCGGTGAGCGGTGGGCGGCATGGGCGATGAGCGGGGCCGCGAGTCGGCGCTGGTGGCGGCGGCTCGACGCGGCCCGCGCCCTGGGGATCGTGGGCACGCCCGCCGATGTGGCCCTCCTGCGACCGTTGCTGGCCGACAAGCACTCGGCGGTGCGTCTGGCCGCCGCCGAGGCGCTGGCCGCGGTGGCGGATCCCACGCTGGTGCGCGTCGCGGTGGAACAGTATCCCAGCCAGCCGCTCGCCGTGCGACTCTTCACCACGAGCACGCTGCGACTCGTGTGGGAACTCGCCGAGTCGCCGTTGCGAGAGCTCCTCGGTGACCGCCGGGCACCCGGCAAGCACGTGGCCGCATGGCTCGCCCTCGCGGAGTCGCTCGCGTTGCCGTCGCTGCGCACGGCCATCACGCCCCTCGCCGCGCACGCGGACCCTGAGGTGCGCGCGGCCGCGGCCCGCGCGCTGCGGCGTTATCCGCATGCGGAATCAGTGGAGACCGTGATGGGGTTGCTGGACGACCCGCAGGACTTCGTGCGTGCCGCAAGCGCGCAGGCGCTCGGCGCGCTGCGGGCCACCGAAGCGCAGGCGCGGCTCGAGCGCGGCCTCGCCGACAGCGCCTGGTGGGTGCGCTTTCGCTGTTCGCTCGCGCTGGCGCTGCTTGGCGAACCCGGGCGTGCCGCGTTGCGCCGCGCCCGCCAGTCGCCCGACCGCTATGCGCGCGACATGGCGGTGATGACGTCAGGCCTCTCCGAAGGGGCCGTGCTGGAGCTTGGCGACGTATGATCCATGCCGTCATGCAATCGCTGCAGGCGCTCGAGTGGGCGATCCTGGTCTACTTCATCCTGCTCAACTCGTTCTACGCCCTGCTGCTGGTGCTGTCGTTTCCCGAGCTCTTTACGCACTTCCAGCTCGCCGACGACGAGTACTTTGCGCGCGCCCTGTCCACCGACGCGCTGCCGCCCATCTCGATCCTCGTGCCCGCGTACAATGAGGAAGTCAGCATCGCGTCGAGCGTGCTCTCGTTCCTCACGCTGCAGTATCCGCGGCATGAGGTCGTGCTCGTGAACGATGGGTCGAAGGACCGGACCATGGACGAACTGGTCCGGGCGTATGATCTCTACGAGATCCCGCCGGCCATCCCGCGCACCATCCCCAGCGCCCCCATCCGGGCCGTCTACCGGTCGCGCACCTACTCGCGCCTGCTGGTGATCGACAAGGAGAACGGCGGCAAGGCGGACTCGCTGAACGCGGCCATCAACGCCGCGCGCTTTCCGTACGTGATCGCCTGTGACGCCGACACGCTCATCGAACCCGACGCGCTGCTGCGACTCGCGCGGCCGTTCCTGCTGGGGCGCGAGATTGCGGCGATCGGCGGCACCATCCGCGTCGTCAATGCATGCCAGGTGGCCCTGGGTCGCGTGGTGGAGGCGCGCGTGGACTCGCGTTGGCTCCCCGGTTGCCAGACGGTGGAATACCTGCGCGCCTTCCTGTTCGGCCGGCTCGGCTGGAACCGCATCGGCGGCAACCTGATCATCAGCGGCGCCTTCGGCCTGTTTGCGCGCAAGTACCTGCTGGCCATCGGCGGCTACCAGACCGGCAACGTCACCGAGGACATGGACCTCGCGGTGCGCCTGCACGTCTACCTGCGCGAGCACCAGATCGACGCGGCCATGCCGTTCATTCCCGATCCCGTGGCGTGGACCGAGGTGCCGGCGTCGCGGAAGATCCTGCACCGGCAGCGCGAACGCTGGCATCGCGGGCTCATTGGCACGGTGTGGGAGCGCCGGAAGATGCTGTTCAATCCACGCTACGGATCGGTGGGGATGGTGGCGCTGCCGTTCTTCACGTTTGGCGAAATGCTGGCGCCGGTCGTCG
It contains:
- a CDS encoding glycosyltransferase encodes the protein MIHAVMQSLQALEWAILVYFILLNSFYALLLVLSFPELFTHFQLADDEYFARALSTDALPPISILVPAYNEEVSIASSVLSFLTLQYPRHEVVLVNDGSKDRTMDELVRAYDLYEIPPAIPRTIPSAPIRAVYRSRTYSRLLVIDKENGGKADSLNAAINAARFPYVIACDADTLIEPDALLRLARPFLLGREIAAIGGTIRVVNACQVALGRVVEARVDSRWLPGCQTVEYLRAFLFGRLGWNRIGGNLIISGAFGLFARKYLLAIGGYQTGNVTEDMDLAVRLHVYLREHQIDAAMPFIPDPVAWTEVPASRKILHRQRERWHRGLIGTVWERRKMLFNPRYGSVGMVALPFFTFGEMLAPVVELLGYIGLVLGLMFGAVNRPFAMAFLAVAVGYGILLSMWAIVLEEVTFRRYNHRRDLWRLLFFAVIEGIGYRQLTVYYRLHAFWKVMRGDRGWGVMQREGFARPST
- a CDS encoding HEAT repeat domain-containing protein, yielding MSLLLVLGVIAVAQVIFVVMLGVFVVVRRERLLERKRRVARGRARLSHPLAHWLVGAGSVQDLVQGMRALPPDAALAFASELHDVRVPVAQRASLGQAMRGERWAAWAMSGAASRRWWRRLDAARALGIVGTPADVALLRPLLADKHSAVRLAAAEALAAVADPTLVRVAVEQYPSQPLAVRLFTTSTLRLVWELAESPLRELLGDRRAPGKHVAAWLALAESLALPSLRTAITPLAAHADPEVRAAAARALRRYPHAESVETVMGLLDDPQDFVRAASAQALGALRATEAQARLERGLADSAWWVRFRCSLALALLGEPGRAALRRARQSPDRYARDMAVMTSGLSEGAVLELGDV